The following proteins are encoded in a genomic region of Triticum dicoccoides isolate Atlit2015 ecotype Zavitan chromosome 1B, WEW_v2.0, whole genome shotgun sequence:
- the LOC119306961 gene encoding cation/H(+) antiporter 20-like, with the protein MAVKMASDGLWQGENPLDFALPLLAVQIAVVLVITQGLAFALKPLRQPRVIAEILGGILLGPSALGRLGPFRRTIFPEWSTPALDTVSGLGLLLFLFLVGLELDFRAVRRVGPRSVAIAAAGIVPPLLAAAGIVPLLDLAIPAPRQASYLSLCVFLGAALSVTALPVLACILKELGLLGVPFGETAMAAAAVNDVFAWTLLALALAVSGGGREPKGLPLAPVYILSSGAVFVAFTFFALRPLMARLARRTGPCSSDSNLTCSCAVACALLAGAVTDAIGVHPVFGAFVFGLAMPREEGFAERIGEKVAPLVSGLMLPLYFATSGLHTNVDNVQGVAAWGMVALVVAVAVVGKFAGTFAVAVAGTGMARREAAALGVAMSAKGLVELIVLNIGKEKKVLDDTTFAIFVIMALTTTVIATPLMTALYRHQSTATTPEVDGMELKGGDACPA; encoded by the exons ATGGCCGTGAAGATGGCATCGGACGGCCTGTGGCAGGGAGAGAACCCTCTGGACTTCGCGCTGCCGCTCCTGGCGGTGCAGATAGCCGTCGTGCTCGTCATCACGCAGGGCCTCGCCTTCGCCCTCAAGCCCCTACGCCAGCCTAGGGTCATCGCCGAGATCCTG GGCGGCATCTTGCTCGGACCTTCGGCCCTGGGCCGGTTGGGCCCCTTTCGCCGCACGATCTTCCCGGAGTGGAGCACCCCCGCGCTAGACACTGTGTCGGGCCTCGGcctgctcctcttcctcttcctggtCGGCCTCGAGCTCGACTTCCGCGCCGTTCGTCGCGTGGGACCCCGCAGCGTGGCCATCGCAGCCGCCGGCATCGTGCCTCCgctgctcgccgccgccggcaTCGTGCCGCTCCTCGACCTCGCCATCCCGGCGCCCCGCCAAGCCTCATACCTCTCGCTGTGCGTGTTCCTCGGCGCGGCGCTCTCGGTGACCGCTCTCCCCGTGCTCGCCTGCATCCTCAAGGAGCTCGGCCTCCTCGGAGTGCCCTTCGGCGagaccgccatggccgccgccgcggtGAACGACGTCTTCGCGTGGACGCTCCTTGCTCTCGCTCTCGCCGTGTCCGGCGGTGGCCGCGAGCCGAAGGGACTCCCTCTCGCGCCGGTCTACATCCTCTCGTCGGGCGCCGTCTTCGTGGCGTTCACGTTCTTCGCGCTCCGCCCTCTCATGGCGCGGCTGGCGCGCCGCACAGGCCCCTGCAGCTCGGACAGCAACCTGACCTGCTCATGCGCCGTCGCGTGCGCGCTCCTAGCGGGCGCCGTGACCGACGCCATCGGCGTGCACCCCGTCTTCGGCGCGTTCGTGTTCGGGCTGGCCATGCCCCGTGAGGAGGGCTTCGCGGAGCGCATCGGCGAGAAGGTGGCGCCGCTGGTGTCCGGGCTGATGCTGCCGCTCTACTTCGCCACGAGCGGACTGCATACGAATGTGGACAACGTCCAGGGCGTGGCCGCGTGGGGGATGGTGGCGCTCGTGGTGGCCGTGGCCGTGGTGGGGAAGTTCGCCGGGACGTTCGCGGTGGCGGTCGCCGGGACAGGCATGGCCAGGCGCGAGGCGGCCGCCCTCGGCGTGGCCATGAGCGCCAAGGGGCTAGTGGAGCTCATCGTGCTCAACATCGGCAAGGAGAAGAAG GTGCTGGACGACACGACGTTCGCCATCTTCGTGATCATGGCACTGACAACCACGGTGATCGCGACGCCGCTCATGACGGCGCTCTACCGGCATCAGTCGACGGCCACCACGCCGGAGGTCGACGGGATGGAGCTCAAAGGAGGCGACGCTTGCCCGGCATAA